The Cervus elaphus chromosome 12, mCerEla1.1, whole genome shotgun sequence DNA window CCCTGCAAGTCACCTCACTGGTATTTAAATATAAGGGCTTTGTTCTCTGGGGCTTTTGACTATGCCTCCCAGATTCCTTAAAGCATGTTTGAgaccatgttttctttctttttctgttgttaacTCTATTCTTAAAATTACACAAAGAACTCATTCTAGAAACAagacaaaattcagaaaaacaaattgaAGAAGTAATAATAAGCCCAGAGATCATCTTTGTTAGCATTTtgttacatgtatttttctttttgtgtgtgttgcttggtagtctttttcttttaagtgagTATAATCTAGACATCTTTCTTTGTTAATAAATTATACTTTGATACAGTCATTTTAAAGGTTGGCTGCATTGTGTTGTCCAGGAGGTAGAAATTTCCTGCCTACCAGTTCTTTGAGTTCTTTGGGTtggtctaataattaaattgcCACAAGACTGATGAACTGGAGAAAAAACCAACTTAATTCATATACACAAAGGTCTCATAGaaatgtgtgcgtgctcagttgtgtcccattctttgcaaccccatggaccgtactccaccaggcttctctgtctatggaattttccaggcaagaatactggagtgtgttgccatttcctactccaggggatctgcctgacccaaggatcgaaccaacgtctcctgtgtctcttgccttggcaggcaaattctttaccactgaaccaccatggacagaggagccaggtgggctatagtccataaggttgcaaagagtcagacacaactgaagcaacttggcatgcatgcacaagcgacctgggaagcccctcatagaAATGACCCGACAAAGTGATGAAATCAAGCTGTTTATATATCACTTTCAGACCAAGAAAAAATCATTTGTGAAGAGTTAACCAAGAGACTTGTGCTTGGGGTACCAGACTAATGGAGAAGCAACACAGTTTGTTTATACAGTGTTCTTAGCCTTAAATTCCCCAACTCTGGTGACAAGGATGCTTTCTATACTCCTGGTACGGGAAAGTTACTTTCACAGGGGAgatttattttcccctttctggGGGTGGGGTAAGGAGAGGCGTCAGAATATCTTTTTTATTCATCCCCTCCACCCGCCAATGACTGTTTCTgaagtaactttaattcaaaataatcaataggCCATTGTGGCATATCTCAGGGCAACCTTCTCTGAGCCCAAATGCTGCGACATTGTCtggatttacatatttatttgcatGTCCCTGTTGTTGGATGAGAAGGTGGTttctggtttgggttttttttttttgtatgttacaTCCTGATAGATGTGTATTGTATTTGTGCACTGACGTGAATTTTTCACATAACTTCCTTGACTCAGAATTTTGAGTGAAATCATGCTTGTTCTAAGGTTTTTATGCCCTTTGTCCAGTTGGGCCGGTTATAAGTGCTGTTACTTGAACACCAGTTTTCAGGTATTGATGGTAATTCTGCTCAGGTTGCACCTCCAAGGGCCACCAACCATACAGAATGCCTTTGTTTTCCTATGTATTTCCATCTTCTTTGTGATGGTCCTGGATATAGTAAGACCTTCCAGAAAAATGGAGACATCTTGCCCCTCCACATGTGTAAGGAATATCTGCTAGGTGCCAGTTACGAGCTCAGGCTGGGGGCTCAGCAGAGCCGCACGCAGGACCCAGGCGCTACTCTCCGGGGCTTGCAGCCTGATAGTGGTAGCTGGGACCAGAATCTCACATGAGTGATAACCAGTTTGTGCACAGTAATTGTTAGTTTCCTCTTGATAGGTAGTGCCTCTTTTAGATCGTATAGCAACACTCATCTCAgtattactatccccattttatggatgaagacaTCAAGGCAAAAAGATACCAGCTGAACCAGCTGAACCAACACAGAGTAGTTACTCTGCATCTCATGCTCCTTCTGTTCTACCCCTAAGAGAGCAGAGGGGAAAGAAGGGATTATATTATGGAAAGTAGAAAGGCCTGCTAACACAGAGTGCTTTGTCTCGTCTTTCTTCTCTGAAGATCCTTCATGCACTTCTTTATGGTAAACCTTATCTCCTGAGCTGTACTTTTTGTTAAGAGGTGAATAGACATAAAGCCCCAAGAAAAACAGCAATGTCTATAGGTTTCTCTTTATGGGAATGTCTAAGAGTGGAGGTTGAGTTGCAGAAACTCCAAAGAAGATGAATGTATTTGATGCtgctaaactgtacacttaaaaatggtaattttaatgttaggtatatatatgtatatgtggtcacacccaattttaaaaatcaccacaaacaaataaatagagaAGCAGATGCTATCATCTGttgggtttaaaaaaacaaacaggaggGTAGCATTTCAGGATATGAGCATTGCCTACCTCATATTTAGCATACACGGGCCCTTTCACCATAATTATTGGAACTCTAATATTGAAATGATTTCTATTTTAAGAGATGtcagtttttaaagttatttgacAGTTCAAGTccaatgttgttcagtcactgagttgtttctgactctttgtgacccccatggagagcagcacgccaggcttccctgtccttcagtgtctgctggagtttgctcagattcatgtccattgagtcatggatgccatccaaccatctcatccactgctgctcccttctcctcctgtcctcagtctttcccagcatcaggatctttttccagtgagttggctcttcacatcaggtgaccaaagtattggagcttcagcttcagcatcagtccttccaatgagtattcagggttgatttttttttttaggattgactggtttgatcttcttgcagtccaagggactcttaagagccttctccagcaccacagttcaaaaacatcattctttgatgctcagccttctttattgtccaactcaaaatggcaacccatccagtactcttgccttgaaaatcccatggacagaggagcctggtaggctacagtccatgcagtcacaaagagttggacacaactgaacgacctcactttctttctttctcacatccatacatgactactggaaaaaccatacccttaactgaatggacctttgttggaaaagtgatgtctctgattttaatatgctgtctaggtttgtcatacctttcttccagggagcaagtgtcttttaatttcgtggctgcagtcactgtggacagtgattttggagcccaagaaaataaaatctgtcacttgtttccactgtttcccctcctatttgccatgaagtgatgggactggatgccatgatcttagttttttgaatgctgagttttaagccagctttttcactctcctctttcaccttcatctagaggctctttagttcctcttcgctttctgctattagagtggtatcatctgcatatctgaggttgttgacatttctcctggcaatcttgattccagcttgtgattcatccagcccaggatttcacatgatgtaccctccatataagttaaataagcaggttaacaatatatagccttgtgtACTGAAGTCCAATAATTCATCTTTATTTCagaagtataatttataaattataacacCATCATATTCCCCATGTAGAGGTGTGCATAAAGTCCAGAAATAAGATAGTGCATTTCTGACTCTCCAATGTTGGCAGAACCAGTTCCCAGGAGCCATAGGACAGTCCTGATTGTGATTTAATCAAATTGGGAAAACCCAAGATGTGAAAGGGTCATCTTAGAGGAGAATTTTTGTGTCtgttaataaagaaatatatttcctcGTATTAGACAAAAATTTAAGAATTAGCTTAGACTTTATaattcagggctttcctggtttTCCAATCCAGgcccttttattgtttttttttaatgcatctgtTGGACTTTTGGCTTTTGTCATaagctttttcatttaaaaaaatgtaggtgAGGACTAAAAGATCAATAGAATGGAAGGCGATGTGAAAGCACCACTTGACTTGCAGGCTGAAATCAAAGGACATagtcaatttccttatctgtcacCCATCCAAGTTTAGACCCCTGCCTGCTTACCTGAGGCAGCTGCCTTCCTGCCGTCGGCATGCAAGGTGTCTGTTCCCTTATCTATGACTTCCTTGGGCCTGACCCATCGAAAGAAGCCAGCTGGTCGCCACGCTGGCTTCTGAAGTTGTTATTCTTCTGCTCACAGAGTCTCTGTTGGAGAAGTACTGTCTAAGCACGTCTGCTGCTCACACACTGTCAAAAGAAAAGTTCCTTGAGCCTGAGTGGGCAGGGtcacccactgctgctgctggagAGCTGAGGCCCCAGGACGTTCCAGCCGGTAGCAGGGAGGAGGAGAGCGTCCAAGGAGCCGGCCCTGGAGGCCGACCCTGGCCTGGCTGTGCGTCTCTGAGACGCCATCTTCCAGGGGCAACAGGTGTGTCAGCAGACCCCTCCATACCCCAGCGGGACGCCGAGTTTCTGCTGGGGTTCTCATCCCCGAGGGGCTGCCTTGTGTGTTAGGTTGGTTGCTCCAAAGGGTTTTCTGTGTGGGATTTGGAGTGTGACGCTTGAGGACAACAGCAAAGATCCTCTGACCCTATTTAAAGGAAGAGAGATGACCCACCTGGGCTGAGGGCTGAGAGCAGGACCTGTTATTCAGGGTGACGTCACTTCCTGTTCCGTCCCCCCGCCCCAGCTTCTGCACCACCCTCGGGCCAAAATGATCTCAAGGTCACTGGGGAGCCTCCTGTAAGCGTATGGTTTGATTTTACTGATTTTACAGGGATAAAGTCTCTACAGAACTCTAAGCAGTTTATGTTAGGatttaaaaagtaaggaaatcttatcaaaataacttatttttcgcCTTTCTCTCATTTACTAGTCCTTCTGGAATATCGCGTATCActtcaaaaataacaaaagttcAAAATATGTTTCCTAGGATTAATTTTAACATATCCTTTTAAAtagctaattttttttccttctccaaagcagatAGCTTCACTTCCCAGCCATTTCCTTTGCAAAagtgttttctctattttcaagGACCACACAAAGATAGCAAAAATGTTGGGAGTAGAAGTTCGTTTTTAGAAACTAGGAAGAAGTGTCAGAAGTTTAGGAAAGATGGACACTAAGATGCTAGCTAAGAGCAGTAAAGCCAACTTATTATACTACAAGTTCGGGAGACTTCTTTCTCCCATACTGTTTTTTTAGAGGATCTGTGGTCATATATTCTAATTATTTTGTTACTTAAAGTGCAGTATGTAAACCAGCAGATCTGACATCATTTGGGAACTTTTCAGAAAAGATTTGGATGCTCTAGATTTACATGAATATGAAGGAGATTGCATCAGCTGTTAATAGAGAACCCAAATTTCCTTTGCTTCAACTCACTGGTCCCAATAAGCTTTAATTACTAGTAATAATTCAACTGTCCCAGCTCAGATTTTCCTGGCAGTGCCTGAGACAGGATTTCAGTTCATCTTCAAAGTGTCCTTAAGCTTTCCTTGGAGTCCTTAGAAGGTCACCACCTGCTTCCTGGGGAACAgatttccctcccaccccaccccacactgtTGGCTGTGGCTTACTGCCTGGTGGGGTGTTCCAGGGGAACCCCAAGTCCCCTCCCAGAGACAGGCACATGCAAAGACCATGTTTCCTTCAGTACTCACCACATCAGATTCCCCTAGGTCATGACCAGAAATGGGGAGTGCCCCCTCGCCCAGTCTCTGACACTATCTTGTATATACCCAAATATTATTGCCAGCCTGACTCTCCAGAGATCTAAGACCTCTCGAAGGCCTTAGATAGACACCTGTATCCTTACTTCCCAAGTTCATCCAGGCCCTCTGGCACCAAGTCCTCCCCACAAGCTATTTCCTCCATGAAAATCATCTCATGCAGAGACTGTGGGTTATCATTAGTACCAGTTCATCAGATAATCTCAGACTCTGAATCCTCCCAGTTCAGGCTCAGCTGGAACCGCTCCTATGAAAAACAGCAGTATAATGTAGATGGTTTAAATGATAAGACAACAGCCATATCAATAGCCAgtgcttgcttttgttttgttgctaagcaaacCAAAATATTTAGGGCAGCGTTCTTACTGGATCACTGAAGATTCTCTTTGATCTGCTGAGACCACAGAGAGGATATACAATGTAGTTTCAGGAGCTAAATGTTAAGATGGACATTCATAAACTGGAGAGGGCCAGTGTAGGCAAGAAGGTTGCTGAGGTGTCTGGAAAGCATTTATATACAGAGTGAAAGGAAGTGGAGAGGTTTAACTTAGAAAATGGTGGTCAGGGTAATGTCTTTAAATTGTAAATAGCTGGCATGTGGCTAGATAAATTCTCTTATGAGAATTTATAAATAATCTTTAATGCACAGAGATTAATGAGAGGAAATTATGGAGAGGCAGATCCTAAGACCACAAGTCGACTGGGGAGAAGTGAATTCCTTGGGAAGTAGAGTTCTGTATCACTCATGTGTCTAAGATAAGAGGAGTAGTTTACATTAGAGCACTTTAGGAAAAATTACTGAATTAGGAGGGATTTAATCCATAGTCTAGTATCTTGAAAAGTAAAAGTTAGAAGGAATGTTAGAGATTATTGTCAAATTTTAGGAGACTAAGGCCCAAAGTGCAGGTTTGACTTGCCCCAGTTCACACTAATTTCTGTCCAAATTTCTAATCACTGTCTCAgtatactttgggcttccctagtggctcagacagtaaggaatccacctgcaacgcaggaggcgtgggtttgatccctgcgttgggaagttccactggagaagacatggcaacccattccagtattcttgcctgggaaaccccatggacagaggagcctggcaggctatagtccttggggtcgcaaagagtcggatacaactgagcaactttcacttcagtaTGCTTCTTGTTACATACCATTCTTCCCACTCTCCACTTCTTTAATGCTGTAGCTCCCCCAGGGGGACCAGGTAAATGaataggaaaatggaaaaaagtctGGTGGAACTTGGAGAATTTAAGTAAGTTAATGCTGTCCAAGCTAAACTACTTATCCTAGGACTAGTCTTTCCTGCCAACCAGTTGAATCTACACATTGAATCTTTCACACCTACAAACTGGTTTATCTTTTCAGAATATACTAACAGAGCTATTCTCCGCTTACACTATGACTTTATTTGATAGCCACTACAACATAGGGAACCTAATTGAGGTTGAGAAGGGTGCAGTTAACAGAGAAATCTGAAGTCTCATTTGTGAATGGGAGGTGATATGGGGAGAGCAAGAAAGTTTTCTAGGAAGCAGTAATCCCCGAGTCCAGGTCTTGGGGCAATTTCCTATTTTCTTGAGAAACTAAGTTTGGTGGTTTGTGCTCAGTGGAAGGAGGGAGAGCGATAAGACACAAGAGTTGATGGAGACTAGATGTGTGGAGCTTTTTGAGTCATGATAAGGATTTTGGATTTGATTCTAAGTGGACTTGGAAATAGGTAAAACCTTTAAGCAAGGGAATGACATGACTCAGTTTGTGTTTTAAGAAGTGCCCTCTGGCTGTCCTAGAAAGACTGAATGAGTTGGAAGAA harbors:
- the LOC122705870 gene encoding uncharacterized protein LOC122705870, with product MRTPAETRRPAGVWRGLLTHLLPLEDGVSETHSQARVGLQGRLLGRSPPPCYRLERPGASALQQQQWKPAWRPAGFFRWVRPKEVIDKGTDTLHADGRKAAASEEKLSPETSGAYPQSLQYKDPRQRGHWESTHSQIILLLLAAKLRTCPDHLSLCRRSGMLGDSRKDLPPASPESRGLLAQASHWARSGCIKVWRTSLGFL